One window of Botrimarina mediterranea genomic DNA carries:
- the aspS gene encoding aspartate--tRNA ligase → MLRTHTCGDLRLTHAGTTATLCGWVDSYRDHGGGLFIDLRDRYGITQVVFNPPDTPPAIIEASKDLRAEYVIQVTGNVEPRPTGMANLKHKSGEIELRVTELKLLNKSKVPPVSPSESITEVPNEDLRLKHRYLDLRRQSMQRALILRDQITKGMRDYFADLGFIDVETPILGRSTPEGARDYLVPSRVHHGKFYALPQSPQLYKQILMIAGYDRYVQVARCFRDEDLRADRQPEFTQIDLEMAFIDDDDIMTIIDGLMQKLAKEVLGLDVQLPLPRMTYDEAMRRFGHDAPDLRYGCEITDLTDLAAKCEFGVFTSVVEAGGHVRAICVPGGSNHYSRRGIDALTEFARGLGAKGLAYFRVDDAGKLDSNIGKYFTDELKAEMAERLGAKANDLVLFSADQWLPTCKLLHNLRKKIGEEMKLYDPKAMNFSWVVQFPMFERTEDSDNPQAVGKWSAMHHPFTAPLDEHVVNLDDDPGKCRAKAYDLIINGYEAGGGTIRIHDPEVQSKVFGLLGIDKETAADRFGFLLEALAYGAPPHGGIALGLDRVVMLFGGYDNIRDVIAFPKTQKATDLMTEAPGLVDAKQLKELAIKTDL, encoded by the coding sequence GTGTTGCGGACGCATACCTGTGGCGATCTCCGTCTGACCCATGCCGGGACCACCGCCACGCTTTGTGGCTGGGTCGATAGCTACCGCGACCACGGCGGCGGCCTCTTCATCGACCTCCGCGACCGGTACGGCATCACGCAGGTGGTGTTCAACCCGCCCGACACGCCGCCGGCGATCATCGAGGCCTCGAAGGACCTGCGGGCCGAGTACGTCATCCAGGTGACCGGCAACGTCGAGCCGCGCCCCACCGGCATGGCGAACCTCAAGCACAAGTCGGGCGAGATCGAGCTCCGCGTCACCGAGCTGAAGCTGCTCAATAAATCAAAGGTGCCGCCCGTCTCGCCGAGCGAGTCGATCACCGAAGTCCCCAACGAGGACCTGCGTCTCAAGCACCGCTACCTCGACCTGCGTCGCCAGTCGATGCAGCGCGCGCTGATCTTGCGGGACCAGATCACCAAGGGGATGCGCGACTACTTCGCCGACCTCGGCTTCATCGACGTCGAGACGCCGATCCTTGGCCGCAGCACGCCCGAGGGCGCGCGGGACTACCTCGTGCCGTCGCGCGTGCATCACGGCAAGTTCTACGCGCTGCCGCAGTCGCCGCAGCTCTACAAGCAGATCCTGATGATCGCGGGCTACGACCGCTACGTGCAGGTTGCGCGCTGCTTCCGCGACGAGGACCTCCGCGCCGACCGGCAGCCCGAGTTCACGCAGATCGACCTCGAGATGGCGTTCATCGATGACGACGACATCATGACGATCATCGACGGACTGATGCAGAAGTTGGCGAAGGAAGTGCTTGGCCTCGATGTCCAGTTACCTTTGCCGCGGATGACGTACGACGAAGCGATGCGCCGCTTCGGCCACGACGCGCCCGACCTGCGTTACGGCTGCGAGATCACCGACCTAACCGACCTTGCGGCGAAGTGCGAGTTCGGCGTCTTCACGTCGGTCGTTGAAGCGGGCGGCCACGTGCGGGCGATCTGCGTCCCCGGCGGGTCGAACCACTACAGCCGTCGCGGCATCGACGCATTGACCGAATTTGCGAGAGGCCTCGGCGCCAAGGGCTTGGCGTACTTCCGTGTCGACGACGCCGGCAAGCTCGACTCGAACATCGGCAAGTACTTCACCGACGAGCTGAAGGCCGAGATGGCCGAGCGGCTCGGCGCCAAGGCGAACGACCTCGTCCTCTTCTCCGCCGATCAGTGGCTGCCGACGTGCAAGCTGCTGCACAACTTGCGGAAGAAGATCGGCGAGGAGATGAAGCTGTACGACCCGAAGGCGATGAACTTCTCGTGGGTCGTGCAGTTCCCGATGTTCGAACGCACCGAGGACTCCGACAACCCGCAAGCGGTCGGCAAGTGGTCGGCGATGCACCACCCGTTCACGGCGCCGCTCGACGAGCACGTCGTGAACCTTGATGACGACCCGGGCAAGTGCCGGGCGAAGGCGTACGACCTGATCATCAACGGCTACGAAGCGGGCGGCGGCACGATCCGGATCCACGATCCCGAAGTCCAGTCGAAGGTCTTTGGTTTGCTCGGCATCGACAAAGAGACCGCCGCCGACCGTTTCGGCTTCCTGCTCGAAGCCCTCGCCTACGGCGCCCCGCCGCACGGCGGCATCGCCCTGGGCCTCGACCGCGTCGTCATGCTCTTCGGCGGCTACGACAACATCCGCGACGTGATCGCGTTCCCGAAGACACAGAAGGCGACCGACCTGATGACCGAGGCGCCGGGGTTGGTGGACGCGAAGCAACTCAAAGAACTGGCGATCAAGACGGACCTTTGA
- a CDS encoding type II toxin-antitoxin system VapC family toxin: MVFVDTSVWYAAFVENAAYHVACKSLLIEHSASLVTTDYILDEVVTLLVGRGLRRVAVQRVPSLLDSGFCDFIRVTDDDFTEAWRLVQRFTDKQWSFTDCTSYAVMQRLGITEALSLDDHFRQFGFASVLP; the protein is encoded by the coding sequence ATGGTGTTCGTTGATACCAGCGTCTGGTACGCCGCGTTTGTCGAGAACGCCGCGTACCACGTCGCTTGCAAATCCCTGCTTATTGAACACTCTGCTTCGCTTGTCACCACCGACTACATCCTCGACGAGGTAGTGACTCTGCTAGTCGGTCGCGGCCTGCGACGAGTCGCCGTTCAGCGAGTCCCTTCGCTGTTGGACTCGGGCTTCTGTGACTTTATCCGCGTCACTGACGACGACTTCACCGAAGCGTGGCGATTAGTTCAACGCTTCACCGACAAGCAGTGGAGCTTCACCGACTGCACCAGCTACGCGGTGATGCAGCGGCTAGGCATCACCGAGGCATTGTCACTAGACGATCACTTCCGGCAGTTCGGTTTCGCGTCGGTGCTGCCGTAG